The Hoplias malabaricus isolate fHopMal1 chromosome X2, fHopMal1.hap1, whole genome shotgun sequence genomic interval tctatctatctatataccTATatatctacctatctatctatctacctatctatctatctatctatctatctatctatctatctatctatctatctatctatctatctatctatctatctatctatatacctatctatctatctatctatctatctatctatctatctatctatctatctatctatatacctatctatctatctatctatctatctatctacctatctatTAACGGTTCAGTCGTTAGGATGTAAACAACGTCCAACAGAGCAGACTGAAATGGTTAatttaaaagaaagagaaattcCTTTACAGTGCTGGTGAAAAGAGCTAAAAATCTCTGTTTCCAATATAAATATCTTATTATGTTCCCTCTCCACAATCACCAGTGAACTCTAATCTAAACAGTCTAAAGagttttatatgaattattttttaagatGATGGAGAATAGTTGAAAATCACAGGGGAAAGAGCTTCATTTGGGAATGATTTTTCCGCACACAGTTCTCAGTGTTCCCCTCCGTCATGAATGTCCTCAAAGCAAAGAATAATGTAACAATAATGTCTCAGGCATATGGCGGTGTATTTATAATAATCGTTatcatcttcttttctgcttaatccatttcagggtcatggctGCATTCATAATAATTCATAATGATTTAAATAACATTAGGATATGAGAACATTAGAGGCTTTATGCTGAGTAAACAGATTATTTCCCAACAAAATAAACCACTCTCACTGACTTGGTTTACAtctcaattattattattattattattattattattattattattattatttatttatttatttatttttgataaatGCATTTTGGTCAATACGGTTTATTTTTCCCCTTATGCTACACATATGACACTATAAACTGGAAGAGCACAGCTTCACTGTCTAAGATGTCAAAACAAAGACCAGATCTTGACCAGGTCCAGGCCGAGTGACCACAGCTGACCACAGTCTAGCCATAGTAAATGACAGATTAAAAAACAATGgccatccaaaaaaaaaaacaagttaaacatGGTCATTGTCACTGAAGCAGCAATGAGGCTGAAATTGAATACTTTGTTTAAAGAAACATGCAGATACAGGGTACATTTCAAAGATATAATTAGTATCCTCTATAAGTTCAGAAATGGTGGATACTAATCATATCTCTGTTGAATTTTACCAAGTATCTGGTGTGGTTTAAACAGAAATTTCACTCTGccagtttatattattatttttaaaatatttaatttattgtagATATTAAAACCCTGGGTTTTGAGATTGTAccagttttaaagaaaaaaaactataattcaaaatataaatataacataaaatataattgtttaGTTGTAAACAACTCATTGAATGTGAGTCTGGTTTGGTGTAAAATGTTGCAGTCTAGAAAAAATCATACAAAAGCAACGCTTTTCACAGTGATTGTGAATTAAACCTAAATCTAAAGCCTTATTACATGGTTATGAATACGACTTCATAAGACTGTTATAAGACATTGAATATTTTGAGTGAACATGTTGGCATTTAGAATGTGTGAGCgtttgtgttgctctgtgaaggactggcgccccctccagggtgtgttcctgccttgtgcccagtgatttccggtaggttccggacccaccgcagctctgaactggataaacggatacagacaatgaatgaatgaatgaataactgaatCTTGGTATTTAGGTAGGTATATTTTTCTGGCAGCAGTATgactttttttaatcattttctcTGTTAAATTTCTTTGgtaaaattataatatatatatatatatatattcaattatTTTGACTTTTAAGTGACCCTTTGACCTGAGATGCTGCTTCTGATTTGGAAGTGTGCTGCACCACTGTAAATTACAGTTAGCCTTCTGTATCTGTGACAGAATTGTATTTACCTACAGCCTGCTCATATCCTCTTGTATATTTTATCTCTAGATCACATGAAACCTAATACATTGTGAATGCTATGTAACTATGGAAACTCTATACATGTTCAGTACAGAAAacaatagaaaatgaatgagagcCAAGTTAAGCAATGATCAGACCGTGCTACAGGCTACAGCAAAGTATGCTACAGATCACTTCATTCCAGTGGATTCAGCATAATGCTTGGCTCTCTGCAAAGTTGAGCTTTTTGAAACTTtgtagaataaaatatatttttttaatattttcaaccCACTGTTGCCTGAACATGTGGATGATACTGAAAGCTCTCTGTAGTGCCTCCCTCCTCTGCTTATTCACTTTCTGGTTTACACTTTCTCATCTGCATCAACCTGTTACAATcacctaaaaataaatatatggaaCTGGTacgaggttttttttttttttttaaacttaatgtacaatgtttttttaagtACTTTTAGCAACATTTTAGTTGTCATGTAACTgtatgttattgttattaaagtGTGGCTAAACTATGATCAAAACAGATATTTTACACAGGAATATAGTGTATATTTCCCTGTAGATTTAAAGTCCAGCTGTACTGATTCCTACTCAGCACTCAACTTGAGATTTTGTAAGTATAATAGATTATACTAGTTCACtggtaaattatatatatattcattcccAAAAATAAGACATGAAATCATGAATTGGAAATctggttttacattttatttgtattttttcctATTAAAATGCCATTGACTGAACGGGAAAAAATGTGGATAAAGACAAACGTTTGCATACCAGGTGTAggtacaaggaaaaaaaaatacccatGTCAttgaacaataaataaataacaagttATTTTTAGTATTTACAACAATTATTATCCATCATCAGGTATCAGTTAACAGtatttacacatacataaaaaaacaaaaaaacacctgttAGGACGCTCTTGCTCTTCCCACTGAAATAAAGActgatttaaaagaaaacaaacaataaaacaagcaTACATGATATTTACAAGAGTTTAGTGTAGGACTGTTTCCCACTGCTGTCTAAGATCTAACCGGCTCCAGAGGATTTGAAAATGTTTCCACAAAGCCTAATCGGATTTGTGTGTCGTTTACAGAGGTAGagacagtgtgttgtgttctcagaATTTCAACAAAAATTAGATTTACAAATAACGTCTAAAAACGATTCCACGTTTTAAAATAGCCACTTCTGCTGCCTGGAAATCTCAGAAAACGAAGCTGAACTTTGCTTCTTATACGAACCACCCGTTACACCTTAAATGCTGCGAGTTATTCTAACTAAACAAGGTTAACTCAGAATCGTCTAAAACCAACGTTCGCgggtggaggaaaaaaaaatacaaatcaaattaattttttctttccaccttaaacgctgCACAGGACATATATCATATGCTAATCCACAATACCACTGCTGCGTCGTtaaaggtggaacggagaatttAAACACAAAGTTAATGACTCATCAATATAAATTAACACAACGCTACTCTTTTTAAGGTGGTCTTTAAAAATTCGAACAAAGAGCAAAGTTTAACTTCATAAAATGTCGCTGGTGATAGTCTGGACGCAACCAAAGTCAATGTGAGCCGGTGGGGAGTTTGCAAACCAGTTacatacaaaacacacccctctcGTTCAGCATGGTATTGTCCTCTGCTCAGTTTATTGATGTGAAAACTCTTGAAGAAAAGTCTTTGAGTTCAAAACAAAGCTGTTTTACTTCTTCTTCGTGGTCTTCTTGGCCTTGGCCGCTTTAGCCTTGGTCGTTTTGGGCTTAACGGTTTTGACCTTCTTGGGGCTTTTGGCCACTTTCTTAGCCGCCGGCTTCTTCACCTTTTTCGGACTCTTAGCAGCTTTCTTGGCCGCGGGCTTCTTCACTTTCTTGGGTGTCTTTGCCTTCTTGGGCTTGGCGGCTTTAGCCGGAGCTTTCTTGGGCTTGGCCGCTTTGGCTGGAGACTTCTTGGCGGCGGCAGGTTTCTTGGGCTTGGCGACGACTTTCTTGACTGTTTTTTTGGTAGCGGGTTTCTTGCTCACTTTAAAGGACCCAGATGCTCCAGTTCCTTTCGTTTGCACCAGAGCTCCTTTCTTCACCAGCGTTTTAAGAGCTAGTTTAACCCGAGCATTGTTTTTTTCAACGTCGTATCCGCCACCAGCAAGAGCTTTCTTCAAAGCGGCCAAAGAAACTCCCTTCCGCTCACTGGACGCAGCCACAGCTTTCACGATCAGATCCGAAATACTCGGTCCGGACTTCTTGGGCTTGGCTGCGGATTTCTTCTTGGGTGCTTTAGCCGGCGCCGCGGCTGGAGCTGGGGCTGTCTCTGTCATTGTTCGGTTCGGTTCTGCTCGGCTCGGCTGGTTTCCCGGTGCTGGGTACTGTACTCCCCGTTAAACTTCGAGTGGTGTAAAGGACTCAGTGGTGTTTACGTCCCAACGGTCGAGGGCGGGATTTAAACGAACGATGAGAACCTTATAGACTCAACCACTCGCACGGCGGCTCCCCAGCAGCGGAGAGGTGCCTTCAGATGTGTTTTCTTAGCCGCAGAAACGTAAGAATTTCCGCTTTAACTGGACACGGATCGCTGACCTTCAGGCACGGATAGGTAGCGGACATCCTGGCTTTCCCGGCCACTCAAAGGTTCGCGCGATCCGTCCGCCTGTTTGCTCAAAAATGGCCAAAACGCGACCAAATCTGCATGGAAACTGAGTGGGAAATATCACACTTCCTCTAATCTTTTAAAGATTATACGTTCAATTTCGTCACCAAAACGGCCCACTTTGGTCAGGGAACCTAGAGAAGACCCTATTGTATACGTCTGTGTGGATTTTGGAGagacatttattaaaaactTGGAGTTTTAGCGCGTTTTCCACAGCTGAGGTAGCACAGCTCCTCGCTGTCGCCATTTCAACCTCCCTTAATCTCAAAAGATTCTTTCTTGAGCCTCTTTACACAACAGTGACTTATTTCTTTCAAACAATTCgtccaaaaataaaacataaacgaGAAACAAGTTCCCTTTTTATGAatgcaacaaacaaacatcGAGTCCATATCGTGTAGTTCATAAACTATGTATGTTAGCATCGTCTCTGAGGTACATCTGCTAGCATGggatgttgtgtgtttttgtgccaGCGTTATTTCTGGATTTTGTGGCGACTGCTTAACTATTAAACTAACTTTGAGCTCATTATTTATCCTAAACAAGACTGCAGCTTATAATAAAGATCTTTATAAACACTTGAGCTTGACTTGGCCTTGTCACTTAAATGAGACAATGGAGGCACACAATGGCCTCTTTGAAGTTAGAATCCATTCCCAAAGATTAATACCTCAGGTGACTTTGCAGTAGgaaataaattgtttttttaGAATCTTGTTCGGTAATTGGGTAAATttgactgtgtttgtttagtggTTCTCCAAACACTAGTCTTTCACTGCTATTCTGACTTTATATTTGCTGCCATATGAAAACATAGAAGTCCAAACAGATTTGTTTACTGCTGATTAGTCAGATATGActgttacaaatgtattttactCAGCTATAACTTTTTATGATCCATTATTTTTAGCCACTATTTTGGAGAAATTCCAAAATGTTAAAACCTCCGTGAACAAAGCCACTGCGGTTTAGCGGGAAACAATTTTGACAAACAACTGGGTCAGAATTATCCACAGTGGTAATGACAGGAACCAGATGCTCAATTATAAAACATATCATAAAGTTAATATTTGATTTTGGTTATAAATAAGACATTGTTTTGTGGTTAGAAATGAAATAAGATTTTGGTCATATTTAAAATTAGCTTATGAtcaactacttttttttttttttttaaaagataaacttATTTTTCAGATTTATCATCATCACTGGTGGTTGTGAAGAATAAATCAAATGGCTATATTCATGTTGTTAGGGAGAAATCTGGTTC includes:
- the LOC136676849 gene encoding histone H1-like, whose translation is MTETAPAPAAAPAKAPKKKSAAKPKKSGPSISDLIVKAVAASSERKGVSLAALKKALAGGGYDVEKNNARVKLALKTLVKKGALVQTKGTGASGSFKVSKKPATKKTVKKVVAKPKKPAAAKKSPAKAAKPKKAPAKAAKPKKAKTPKKVKKPAAKKAAKSPKKVKKPAAKKVAKSPKKVKTVKPKTTKAKAAKAKKTTKKK